The Sulfurimonas sp. genome includes the window TACAAGGACCAGGTGTTACTGCTTCTGATGTTATAAAAGCAACAAAATTTGTAATGCCATGTTTTGAGATTGTAGATTCTCGTGTAAAAGATTGGAAAATAAAGATACAAGACACCGTTGCAGATAATGCTTCTTGTGGATATATAGTTTTTGGTGGAAAAGCAGTTGATATAAAAGATGTAGATCTTATTACTTGTGGTATGACACTTGAAAGAAATGGAGAACTACTTCAAACAGGTGCTGGAGCTGCTACACTTGGAAGTCCTGTAAATGCTGTTGTTTGGCTTGCTAATACATTAGGTAAGTTAGGAGTAGGTTTAAAAGCTGGTGAAGTTATTTTATCTGGCGCACTTTCAGGTATGGTTCCAATAAAAAGTGGTGATAGTATGAGTATAAATATTGGCGGTATTGGTTCCGCTTCTGTTAGATTTGAGTAAGGAAAAAAAATGAAAATAAATTGCGCGTTAATTGGATCAGGAAATATTGGTACTGATTTAATGTTTAAACTTCAAAGAAGTGAGATTTTAAATCCATTATGGATGGTAGGGATTGACCCGAAGTCAGATGGTTTATTGAGAGCTAAAAAAGATGGAATGAAAATTACATCAGATGGTGTTGATGGGTTATTACCTTATATAAAAGAAGATGGTATTAAGATTGCATTTGATGCAACTTCTGCTTATGTTCATGGTGAGAACAATAGAAAGCTAGCAGAACTAGGAGTAAAAGTTATTGATTTAACTCCTGCTGCTATTGGACCATTTTGTGTTCCATCAGTAAATATGGTTGAATTACTAGCGAAAGATACACAAAATGTAAATATGGTTACATGTGGAGGGCAAGCAACAATACCAATGGTTGCTGCTATTTCTTCTGTTCAAGAAGTTGAATATGCAGAAATTGTAGCAACTATATCTTCAAAGTCAGCAGGACCAGGAACTCGTATGAATATAGATGAGTTTACAAAGACAACAAAGCTAGGCATTACAGAAGTTGGTGGAGCAAAAACAGGAAAAGCTATTGTAATATTAAACCCTGCAGAGCCACCTTTAATGATGAGAGATACAATTCATTGTCTTACTAAAGATACACCAGATCAAGAGGCAATAATAAAATCTGTTAATGATATGGTAGCAACTATGAAGAAAGTTACTCCAGGTTATGAACTGAAAAATGGACCAGTTTTTGATGGAAATAAAGTATCAATGTTTTTAGAAGTAACAGGGTTAGGTGATTACTTACCTACTTACGCTGGGAATCTAGACATTATAACTGCAGCGGCTACAACAATAGCTGAAAAAATGGCAGAAAAAATAGCAGTAGGAGAATAGGATGGATTTAAAAGGAAAAAAAGTAACCTTGCATGACATGTCATTAAGAGATGGTATGCATTCAGTTAGACATCAATTTACATTGGAGCAAATAAAAAATATGGCTACTGCTCTTGACAGAGCAGGTGTTCCTTTAATAGAAGTTACTCACGGCGATGGTTTAGGTGGTTCATCTTTAAACTATGGTTTTGGGTTACATACAGATGAAGAGTGGCTTGATGCTGCTGTTCCAAATATAAAAAAAGCTAAAGTTTCAGCACTTTTACTTCCAGGAATTGGAATAGTGGAAGAATTAGAGAGTGCTGTTGAACATGGTATCTCAACCGTAAGAGTTGCAACTCATTGTACGGAAGCTGATTGTTCATATCAACATATCAAAAAAGCTAAAGAGTTAAAACTTGATACTGTTGGATTTTTAATGATGGCACATATGGCAGATCCTAAAAGATTAGTTGAAGAAGCTAGAAAAATGGTTTCATATGGTGCAAATTGTATCTATATTACAGATTCTGCTGGATATATGCTTCCTGATATGATTACTCAAAGAATAGCATCTATAAAAAAAGAGTTCGGGGATGAGATTGAGATTGGTTTTCATGGGCATAATAATATGTCAATGGGTGTTGCAAATTCATTAGCGGCAATAGAAGCTGGGGCAAACAGAATAGATGCAGCACTTGCAGGTTTTGGAGCAGGTTCAGGAAATACAGCAATTGAAGTATTAGTAGCTGTTTTAAATAGAATGGGTGTAGAAACAGGAGTTGACTTAGATATAATTGAAGATGCAGCTGAAGATATCGCACTACCTATTATGGGTAAACCAACTAGAATTTCCAGAGACTCTCTTACTCTTGGATATGCTGGAGTATACTCTTCGTTTTTACTTTTTGCAAGAAGAGCAGAAGCAAAATATGGAATAGACGCAAGAACTATTTTAATTGAGTTAGGTAAAAGAGGAACAGTTGGAGGTCAAGAGGATATGATCGAGGATTTAGCATTAGATATGTCAAAAGCAAAAGGACTAATATAATGGCATTAGATAAAGCAACAATTGATAAATTAGCAATACACTGTGAAAAAGCAGAAGTAGAAGCATATGAAATAACAAAAATAACAGATGATTATCCTGAAATGACATATGAAGATGCATATGACATTCAATGGAAAGCTAGAGCTAATAAAGAAGCAAGAGGTACAAAAATTGTTGGTATGAAAATGGGTCTTACTTCTCAAGCTAAAATGAAACAAATGGGAGTTCCTAATCCTTGTTATGGCTATCTTGCTGATTATTTTGCGTTTGGAGATGGAGCCGAAATCAAAATTGATGAGTTAATTCATCCTAAAGTAGAAGCAGAAATCGCATTTGTTTTAAAAGATGATTTAAATGGACCAGGTTGTCACATTGGTGATGTTTTAGCTGCAACAGATTTTGTAATGCCAGCTGTTGAAATAATTGACTCAAGATATAAAGACTTTAAATTTGATTTAAAATCTGTTATTGCTGACAATTCATCATCTTCTAGATATGTAACAGGCGGTAGAAGCAGAGATGTTAAAGATGTAGATCTTAAAACATTAGGTGTAGTACTTCAAATCAATGGTGAAACTGTTGATTTAGCCGCTGGTGCTGCTGTATTAGGTCATCCTGCTACTGCTATTGCAATGCTTGCAAATATGATGGGAGAGAGAGGTGAAACTTTAAAAGCTGGTTCATATATACTCTCAGGTGCAATAACAGCTGCACATTCAGTTAAAAAAGGCGATAATGTTACTGTAATGTTCCAAGACTTAGGAACACTTACAATGAAATTTATTTAAGGATATTCTTTATGCCAATAGCTACAATTAATATATTAGAAGGTAGAAGTGACGAAAAAAAAGAGAAGTTAATTGCAATGGTAACAGAAGCAATACATAAATCAATCGATGTTCCTTACCAAGGAATAAGAGTTATATTAAATGAGATGCCAAAACAACATTTTGGTATCGCAGGTAAAAGTGTAAAAAAACTAGGTAAATGATTTTATGAAAAAAATCAAACTAAGTGTACTGGATCAATCTCCAGTACACGATGGTAAAGATGATAGACATGGATTGCAAGACACACTAGAACTTGCTCAACTTTGTGATGAATTAGGATACCATAGATATATGCTTGCAGAACATCATAATAGTCCAGGATATGCTTCTTCGTGTCCTGAAGTGATGGTGAATTCTGTAGCTAATGTAACTAAAAATATTAGAGTTGGTAGTGGTGGTGTTATGCTTAACAATCACAATACTTTTAAAGTTGCAGAAACATTTAACATGTTGTGTGCTCTTCATGGAAACAGAATTGATTTAGGTATTGGTAGAGCAAGTGGTGCTAACTATCAAACTGCACAGGCATTGCATGGAAACAATACGCAAGACTATTCGCAAAAAGCTTATGAACTGATTGGCTACTTAAACGAAAGTCTACCAAATGAACATCAATTTAGTAATTTAGTCCTTACACCATCAAATGTAGAGGTTCCTCCTGTATATTTTTTAGGTTCAAGTGATGGTAGTGCTAAACTTGCAGGTATTTTAGGTGGTGGGTTTATCTTAGCACTATTTATAGGTACTCATGATCGTAGTAACGCTATAATAAATGAATATAAAAATAGTTTTAGAGCTACTAATATTATGAAAGAACCTAAAGCAATTTTAGCAGTGGCATGTATAGTTGCTGATACTAAAGAAAAAGCACAATATATAGCAAGCACACATACTTACTGGAAACTACAAGCTTTTACAAGATATGAAAGAGATGATTTAATTAGTCCTAAAGATTTAAAAAATATTATAAGTAATTTATCACCTAGTGATAAAAAATATTATGATGAAACAATGGATACAATGATTTTAGGAACTGCCAAAGAGTGTAAAGAAGAGATAACTGAACTCGCAAAGATATATGATGTTGATGAAGTAATGATTGTTAATGTAACATACTCTTTTAATGATAGAATAAAAACTTATACACTCTTAGCCAGAGAGTTTAATTTAGAAAATAGTTAAGGAAAATAATGAAAAATCCAGAAATAGAAAAAAGTATAAAAACGGGTAATTTTCATACAAATAATCATGATTTAGGTACGGCAGATGAAACAATAATGCATTATACATGGGTCAGGACCAGGCATTTGATTAAAAAATCACAGCTTCATATATTTGGTGGGTATGGACACTGGACTCAAATAGAGCATAAAGCTAGCTAACTACATGAAATTTTTAATTTTGGGTGCTGGAGGTATAGGATCTTATTTTGGTGCAAGATTACTTAAAGCAAATCATGAAGTAACTTTTGTAGCAAGAGGTGAGCATCTATTGGCTTTGCAGAAAAATGGCCTGCATTTAGAGCATCCAAAATTTAATTTTGATGATAGTATTCGTGTTTACACTATAGAAGAGGTTAAAACTCTTAATCCTTGTGAATTTGACATTGTTATCATTACTACCAAAGCAAACTCAAATCAAAATTTAGCAAATCAATTAAATGATTGGTTTGCTGATTATGAGCGGATACCTTATATTCTTTCTTTACAAAATGGTGTAGAAAATGAAGAAACTTTTTCAAAGTATATCAATCCCAAATATATTATAGGTGGACTTACAAGAAAAATAGGTGCTCATATTATCAGTCCCTCCAATATTAAAGCAGTAGGTATAGCAGAAACAATTATAGGTGCAATTTCTAAAACAAAAGATAACCGCATATTTTTAGAAGAATTACAGATCAATTTTAATAATGCTCAAATCCCAACCCAAATATCTAAAAATATAGATTTAGATTTATGGAAGAAATTAATTATTAATAATGGTGTAAATGCTATTTGTGCTTTATTAAAAGTAAAAACTGGAATCATCATGAGTGATGAAAAACTAAAAAAAATTGTTTATGAACTTATGAGTGAAACAGCAATAGCTGCAAAAAACAAAAATATTACAATTACGAAGAAAGATGTAAATGAGATGTATGAATTAATTACAAAATTTGATTCTATAAAGCCATCTATGCTAGTAGATAGAGAATTTAGTAGAGCATTAGAACTTGAAGATATTTGTGGTGTAGTGATAAGAAACTCTGAAGAACAAAATATAGATGCACCATATACGAGAACTATTTCAACACTTTTAGATTATACATATAAAAAGAACAAATTGAAAAAAGAAAAGAAAATAGATTTAGTAGTAACTGTTGTTGTATCAAGAAGAATAAAGAAAAATAAAGAAGAACAGTTTGAACAATTTAGTAATGAATTGACAAAAGTAGCTACAAGTTTTAAAGGCTATGTAGGAGCTATAATGATTCGTCCTGTCTCTTTGGATGATCCTGAGTATAGATTAGTTTACAAGTTTGACAATCAAGAAAATCTAGACAAATGGATAAAATCAACAAAAAGAGCAGTAATATTAAATAAAATAGAACCACTTCTAGAAAAACCAAGTGAGACTATTAAGTCTTTAGGCCTTGCGACATGGCTTAGTTTTCCTAGACAAGCAGAAGCTAAGGCACCTAAAAAATATAAAATAACGATAGTGAGTTGGCTTGCACTTTATCCTCTTATTACCCTAATCTTTTTAATATTTGGTGATATATTGGCTGAAATACCACTACTTTTGAGAACTTTTATAGTAACTGCAGTTGCAATGGTGCTAATGTCATATGTGTTGATGCCAAGATTTACAAAACTTTTTTATTTTTGGTTGTTTCCAAAAGAGGAAGAAAAATTACGATAGAGGATAATAAATGAAATTAATAGTAAATAGAAAAGAGATGACTTTTGATGATAATATAACCTTGCAAGATGTTATAAATAAAGTTAATATGAGTGATAAAATGATGGGGGCATCTGTCAATGGTACGATTATAACTATTTGTGATATTTCAAGAAGTAAATTAAAAGATGGAGATAAAGTAGATATAATACCTGCAATGGTAGCAGGATGAGTATCTTGTGATTTTTCAAATATTAAATATAATATTTCCTATTGTATTTATAACTTTAATAGGTCTTTTGTATGCTAAAAATTATCATATAAGTATGGATACTACAAATAAGATTAATTTAGAAATATTTATACCTATTTTAGTTTTTTATTCTATTAGTGAGAAATTACCATCTATTTTAAATTTAGGTTATTTTTCTTTAGGTGGAGTTATGGTAGTTTTTGGTTCAGGAGTGATACTTTACCCAATAACCAAGATGATGGGGATACGCCCTCAATCTTTTTTACCTTCTATGATGTTTAATAACTCTATAAATTTAGGTTTTCCATTAGCTCTATTTGCTTTTGGAGAAGATGCTTTAGTAATGTTTATATCTCTTTCTCTAGTGCAAATTATTGGACAGTTTACAGTTGCTCCTGTTATGTATGGTGGCGAAACAAAAGTATCAAAAATATTAAAAAACCCAGTTATTATAGCTACAATATTTGGGTTATTTTTTAATTATTTTGATATGCATTTTCCTCAAGTGATAAATATTTCTTTGAAAATGATGTCCCAAGTATCAATCCCGTTGGTATTATTTGCTCTGGGTGTAAGGCTTGTTCATGTAGAGTTAAAGTATTGGAGATTAGGATTGTTAGGTGCTATACTGTGTCCAATCTCAGGAATAATAATGGCACTCTTAGCTATTTATATTTTTGATTATACTCAAACCCAACAAGCATTGATTATACTTTTTGGAGCTTTGCCTCCTGCGGTTTTGAATACTATTATGGCTCAACAGTATAAAAAAGATTCTGTACTTGTTGCATCTGTTGTTGCTATTGGGAATATATTTTCATTAATCAGTATTCCTATAGTTTTATATTTTGTATTATAAAAAGGCTACATTTTGTTAGATATACAATCAATTATGATATTTTTAATTTTAGGCTCTTTTGTTGGTGTAATGGCAGGTCTTTTTGGCATAGGAGGCGGCGGTATAATAGTACCAGTATTAACTATGTTTTTCGTATCTCATGGTTTTGATGGGAAAAATGTTATGCAAATATCATTGGCAACTAGCATGGCTGTTATGTCTATAACTTCTATATCCAGTTTTAGAGCTCAACACAAAAGAAAATCGGTACGATGGGATCTATTTGTCTTAATTGCTCCTGGTGTAATTGTAGGTACTTTTGCTTTGACCTTTTTAGCATCTAATATTGAATCATTTTATCTTTCTGTATTTTTTAGTTTATTTATGCTTTATGCTGCTCTAAAAATGTTTTTTGGCAAAAAGCCTCAAAAACAAGGAACTGCGATAGGGAATAAAGGTCAATTTTTTGCTGGTTTTGGAATAGGTGGATTATCTGCTTTAGTATCTATTGGAGGGGGTATTTTAAGTGTTCCTTATCTTGTAAAGCAAGGGGTAGATATGAAAAAAGCCATAGGAACATCTTCAGCCATTGGATTTCCTCTCGCGGTATCAGGAACGCTAGGTTATATTATAAATGGTTGGAGTTACACATCTGCTGATTCTTTTATGATTGGGTATGTTTATATTCCTGCATTTATCTCTATCTCACTTGCTAGTTATGCTACTGCTCCAATAGGTGTAAGTTTATCTCACAAGTTACCAGTAACTACACTGAAAAAGATATTTGCAGTTTTAACCTTTTCATTGAGTGTAAAGATGATGTTAGGATTGATATAGCAAGATAAAGGATACTCATTAAAAATATATTTAATGAGTATATTTTCACTCTACATACTATAATTAAAATTTATATGATAGATATGCTCTTGTTGTATCAGTATTTTCTGTTATAATTTTTTCAACTTTTACATGCTCATAATCCATTTTTAATTGTAAATTTTTCATAATTGGATAAATCCCAAGTACTCCCATTGCTGTTACATCACCTAGCACATGGGTACTAGAGGCAGATTGTCCAACGTATCCAATTAAAGTGATTATTGGTGTTGGAACAACCATAGCACCTACTATTGTATTAGTATCAGCTCTTGCAGGAACTCCTCCTCCATGAACAGGCATAGCAGTAAATAATGTATCAGATGTACCTTCACCAGCACCTAAATAAGCAGCACCTTTTTTATCTGTACTTGCAGTATATGCTACAATATACCTTAGTTTCCAGATACCTAAAGGTCCTGTAGCTTTTAATCCAAAAACTGTAGCATCTTGTGCATCAGTAGCTTGTGTTTTATCTTTAGATGCTAAATATTGAGCCGATAAAGTATGTCCCTTTATTTTGTAATCTGCTTGAAAATATAAAACATTTTTATCTTGTGCTGATGTTTTACCTTTTTCAGTTAAATATTGCACTTGTAAAGTTGTGTCTTTTATTGAATTATTTTTTACAAAAATTGAACCTGCACCATCCTGAAACTCTTTGAAGTCACCGATATTACCTTCTCCATCAGATATTTGTTGATATTGGGTTACATATGCTGCAACTATAGTAGTATCTGGTATATCTGTATTTGTCAAAACATATGCTTGAAATGAATCTTTTATAAGTGCTTCAGAAGATTTTCCAGGAAGTGCTGAGCTCACTAACGGAGTTGTAATAAACTGTCTACCTACTTTTAATGAAGTATTTGACAAAGTATATTCTAAATATGATTCAGATAATACTGAACCAGATGCATTAAAAGAGTTTGTTCGTTGATTAGCTCCATTCACATTAAATGGAGGGATGGGACTTAGGTCAGTATAATTTATCCCATCATGTAAAACATGAGAAGTTTGAAAAGTTGCTCCTGCTTTAAACCCTTTTAATTCATCTGTTACAATTCCTAGTCTACCACCAACTGATCCTATGCTATCTGACTCTTTTGAACCTAAAAAATTAGAATTAATATAGGCTGCTTTAACTTCCCCTGAAGCTTTAGTATTTTTAAAAGCATCTGATAAATTATCTGCAGCACTTACCCCTGTTGTTAATAAAGCTAATGTAGCTAAACTTAATTTTACAATCTTTCTCATATCTTCTTTCCTTATGTTAATGTGTTTCAAACTGTAAAGTATTAAAACTACGACAAAATTATATTAAAATTAAATCGCTAAATAATCGCTATTATTTTTAATATAAAAGGTTATTGTATCGCCCATCTCAGAAGTACTTAAAATTTCTTTAGCATCAAAAAGTGATAAATCTTTTGTTCGATAACCATCTTTTAAAACACTCTTAATAGCTTTTTCAATTAATGATGCACCTCTTTTTTCTTTTAACGAGTGTCGAAGCATCATCGCTGCGCTTTCTATTGTCGCTATCGGGTTAGCGAACCAAGACCTATTATGTTAGGTGCTGAGCCATAAATAGGCTCGTAAACGGCAGTATTATCACCAAGTGAAGCAGATGCTAACAGTCCTATTGACCCAACAACCATAGAAGCAGCTTCGGATAAAATATCTCCAAATATATTTCCTGTAACAATTACATCAAATTGTTTAGGATTTCTTACTAGTTGCATTAATGCATTATCTATATACATATGTGTCAATTCAACTTCAGGGTAATCTTTAGACAGTTCAATCATCACTTCTCTCCATAACTGAGAAATATCTAATAAATTTGCTTTATCAACTGAACATAGTTTTTTATCTCTATTCATTGCAAGCTCAAATGCTTTTTTACCAATTCTTAAAATTTCTGTTTTTGTATATACCATTGTGTTGAAAGCTTTTTGACCATCATTGCCTCTAGGTTCTCCAAAATGAATACCACCGATTAGTTCCCTTCCAACCATGATGTTACAATTTTCAATAACTTCTGGTTTTAAAGTAGATGCATTTAGTAGTTCCTTATATACTACAGCAGGTCTAAGGTTTGCATAAACACCTACTTTTTTTCTAAAGTTTAATAGTCCTGTCTCTGGTCTTAAATTTCTTTCTAATTTATCCCATTTTTCTCCACCAATAGCCCCTAATAAACAAGCGTCAGAGTCCAATACCCCAGCTACTGTTCCTTCTGGTAATGGAACACCTGTTTTATCAACAGCAATACCACCCATTAAGTATTCTTTATAATTAATAGAAAAATTACAAACTTTTGCAACAGTATCTAGTACTTTTACTGCTTCATCTATTATTTCTGGACCTATGCCATCACCTTCTATAATGGATATTATTATATTTCTTCATAAATTTTAACCTTGTTTTTTATTTTTAAAATGCTGACTGCACAACTCCGCCATCAACGCGAAGTGTTGCCCCATTTGTAGCACTGGCATTTTGACTTGAAATATACACTATCATATTTGCTATTTCATCTACACTTGAAAATCTTTGAATTAAAGATGTTGGTCGAACTTCATCAAAAAAGAATTTTTCTATCTCTTGAAATGTTTTATTTTCTTGTTTTGCTAAATCTTGCATAAATTGTGCAACACCTTCTGATGTTGAAGGACCAACTATGATAGAGTTTGAAGTAACTTGTGTGCCTTTTGTTAGTTCAGCGATTCCTCGAGCAACTGATATTTGTGCAGTTTTTGTCATACCATAATGTATCATCTCTTTAGGGATTTGAAGTGCTGATTCACTTGAAATAAATAAAATTCTTCCCCAGTTTTGTTCTAACATTTTAGGTAAATAATGTTGAGAAAGTCTTACCCCACTCATAACATTAACATTAAACATATGTAACCACTCATCACTAGAGATATCTGTAAAATCTCTTGGTTCAAATATACCTACATTATTTATCAAAATATCTATATGTTTGATTTGTGAAATTAGTTTAGTGCATCCTTGCTCATCTTTTAAATCAGCAGCTATTCCTGTAATGGTAAGTTTTGAAAATTCATTTTTCAAGTTACTTACAGCAATATTTACTTTTGAGATATCTCTTCCATTGATAATAACATTTACACCTTCTTCACAAAGTTTTTTTGCAGATGCAAAGCCGATACCCTGTGTTGATCCTGTAATTAAAGCAGTTTTATTTTGTATATTTAAATTCATTTTTTTCCTTTTTTATGATTATATAAAATAATAATCGTATTTAAATCGCAAATAAAAAAAATTATTTCTAAAGAGAATTATTTTATAAATGATATAATCTATAAATATATTACTAGGAAATAAAATGAATGCAAAAATATTTTTTGGCTCAACAGAGGCTACTAAAGAAAACTTGAGTGAAAGAAAAAGTCCATTTAGTGGGGATGTGGTTTCTACTGCTCCTATTTGTAGTGAGGCAGATGCTTTAAAAGCTTTAAAAATTGCGCAAGATGCTACAAAAGAAGCTAAAGCATCTACTCTTTCTCAAAGATGTTCTTGGCTTTTAGATGTTGCTTCTAAGCTTAAAGAGAACAAGGAAGATATAGCGCAAACTATTACTGACGAAGTTGGAAAACCCATAACTTTTGCTCGTGTAGAAGTAGATAGATGCATCGAAACTGTTACTTTATCAGCCGAAACCATGCGTACTATGCATGGAGAGACAATCAACACAGATGCTATGCCTAGTGGTAAAAAAACTATCTCTTATTTTTCTCGTGAACCTATTGGAGTTGCTGTTGCTATTACTCCTTTTAACTTTCCTCTAAATCTTATAGCTCACAAATTAGCACCTGCTTTAGTTGCTGGTAATGCAGTAGTTTTAAAACCAACTCCTGAAGCACCTTTAACAGCGTATAAATTTGCAAAACTTTTCATAGAAAGTGAGTATGCAGTTAAAGATGCCCTGAGTGTAGTTTATGGAGATGCTGAAGTTGGAAGTGCTTTAATTACAAGTGATATACCTCGTGTTATAAGCTTTACAGGAAGTGTTCCTGTTGGAGAAATCATTGTTAAAAATGCAGGAATTAAAAAAGTTTCACTTGAACTTGGTGGAAATGCAGCAACTTATATAGATGCTAGTGCAGATTTAACTTTAGCTGCACAGCGTTGTGCTTTAGGTGCATTTGTAAATTCTGGACAAGTTTGTATTTCTCTTCAGCGCATCTATGTAGATGCTAAAGTATATGATGAGTTTGCATCTAAGATGGCGCAAGAAACTAAAAAACTTGTAGTTGGTTCACCTTATGAAGAGAGTACTTTTATGGGTCCTTTGATTGATGAAGAAGCTGCAACTCGTGCTATGAACTGGGTACAAAGTGCCATAGATGAAGGGGCAAGAGCGCTTCTAACTCCTTCTTGTGATGGAGTTATGTTTAAGCCTTGTGTGATGGCAGATGTACGAGATGATATGGCAATAGTATGTGAAGAAGTTTTTGCTCCTATAGTTTCTCTTGTGAAAGTTGATAGTTTTGATGATGCACTTCCTCGTATTAATAACTCTCCGTATGGACTTCAATCTTCTGTATTTACAAATGATTTGAGTTTAACAAAACGAGCAATTAGTGAGCTAGATGCTGGTGGAATTGTTATAAATGATATGCCAACTCTTAGGTTCGATATTCAGCCTTATGGAGGTGTAAAACTTAGTGGAGTAGGGCGTGAAGGTCCTAGATTTGCCATTGAAGAATTTACGGAAATTAAGAGTGTAGTTGTCTGTTAATTAGTCCACTAAATGAGCAAAGCCCATTTAGTTCCGCTCGCGCCGCTGTGGCGACTAAAGTTAGAACTTTTTTAAAGTTCAGAGGTATATAATGAAAAAAGTAATTATTTCTGCTTGTTTACTTGGACATCTTTGCCGTTATGATGGGCAAACTAAAAGTGTAGATGCAATAGCTGAAAAGTTTAAAGACTATGAAATCATCCCTTTTTGTCCTGAGGCACCAATTTTTGGAACTCCTAGAGAGCGGATAAATATTGTTGATTTTGATGGTGATTTAAAAATAATTACAAATGAGAGTAATAAAGATGTAACACAACTTTTAAAAGATGAAATAAACTCTTTCACTAAACTTCATCCAGAAGCAGATGCCATAGTTTTAAAATCTAAAAGCCCTAGTTGTGGCTATGGGACTACACCTATAATGAATAAAGAAAAAAAAGTGATTAAGCTCGGTAACGGAATTGCTACCGAAATGTTTTTAAAAGAATATTCAACTATAAAAATAAAAGACGAACTAAACTATTGAAATAGTTTTAAAATATTTGATTGGACTGCATT containing:
- a CDS encoding 2-hydroxymuconate tautomerase, producing MPIATINILEGRSDEKKEKLIAMVTEAIHKSIDVPYQGIRVILNEMPKQHFGIAGKSVKKLGK
- a CDS encoding acetaldehyde dehydrogenase (acetylating); this translates as MKINCALIGSGNIGTDLMFKLQRSEILNPLWMVGIDPKSDGLLRAKKDGMKITSDGVDGLLPYIKEDGIKIAFDATSAYVHGENNRKLAELGVKVIDLTPAAIGPFCVPSVNMVELLAKDTQNVNMVTCGGQATIPMVAAISSVQEVEYAEIVATISSKSAGPGTRMNIDEFTKTTKLGITEVGGAKTGKAIVILNPAEPPLMMRDTIHCLTKDTPDQEAIIKSVNDMVATMKKVTPGYELKNGPVFDGNKVSMFLEVTGLGDYLPTYAGNLDIITAAATTIAEKMAEKIAVGE
- the thiS gene encoding MoaD/ThiS family protein, whose product is MKLIVNRKEMTFDDNITLQDVINKVNMSDKMMGASVNGTIITICDISRSKLKDGDKVDIIPAMVAG
- a CDS encoding LLM class flavin-dependent oxidoreductase; translation: MKKIKLSVLDQSPVHDGKDDRHGLQDTLELAQLCDELGYHRYMLAEHHNSPGYASSCPEVMVNSVANVTKNIRVGSGGVMLNNHNTFKVAETFNMLCALHGNRIDLGIGRASGANYQTAQALHGNNTQDYSQKAYELIGYLNESLPNEHQFSNLVLTPSNVEVPPVYFLGSSDGSAKLAGILGGGFILALFIGTHDRSNAIINEYKNSFRATNIMKEPKAILAVACIVADTKEKAQYIASTHTYWKLQAFTRYERDDLISPKDLKNIISNLSPSDKKYYDETMDTMILGTAKECKEEITELAKIYDVDEVMIVNVTYSFNDRIKTYTLLAREFNLENS
- the dmpH gene encoding 2-oxo-3-hexenedioate decarboxylase, which translates into the protein MALDKATIDKLAIHCEKAEVEAYEITKITDDYPEMTYEDAYDIQWKARANKEARGTKIVGMKMGLTSQAKMKQMGVPNPCYGYLADYFAFGDGAEIKIDELIHPKVEAEIAFVLKDDLNGPGCHIGDVLAATDFVMPAVEIIDSRYKDFKFDLKSVIADNSSSSRYVTGGRSRDVKDVDLKTLGVVLQINGETVDLAAGAAVLGHPATAIAMLANMMGERGETLKAGSYILSGAITAAHSVKKGDNVTVMFQDLGTLTMKFI
- the dmpG gene encoding 4-hydroxy-2-oxovalerate aldolase codes for the protein MDLKGKKVTLHDMSLRDGMHSVRHQFTLEQIKNMATALDRAGVPLIEVTHGDGLGGSSLNYGFGLHTDEEWLDAAVPNIKKAKVSALLLPGIGIVEELESAVEHGISTVRVATHCTEADCSYQHIKKAKELKLDTVGFLMMAHMADPKRLVEEARKMVSYGANCIYITDSAGYMLPDMITQRIASIKKEFGDEIEIGFHGHNNMSMGVANSLAAIEAGANRIDAALAGFGAGSGNTAIEVLVAVLNRMGVETGVDLDIIEDAAEDIALPIMGKPTRISRDSLTLGYAGVYSSFLLFARRAEAKYGIDARTILIELGKRGTVGGQEDMIEDLALDMSKAKGLI
- a CDS encoding fumarylacetoacetate hydrolase family protein gives rise to the protein MTKKDINKYGEELYNSLKNCEPIEALTAREPNITIADAYAIQDVLIKNRIKKDGSHIIGKKIGVTAKVVMNLLGVNQPDFGYLLSDMIYNDGDVIDITSNMIQPKAEGEIAFVLKEDLQGPGVTASDVIKATKFVMPCFEIVDSRVKDWKIKIQDTVADNASCGYIVFGGKAVDIKDVDLITCGMTLERNGELLQTGAGAATLGSPVNAVVWLANTLGKLGVGLKAGEVILSGALSGMVPIKSGDSMSINIGGIGSASVRFE
- a CDS encoding 2-dehydropantoate 2-reductase, which produces MKFLILGAGGIGSYFGARLLKANHEVTFVARGEHLLALQKNGLHLEHPKFNFDDSIRVYTIEEVKTLNPCEFDIVIITTKANSNQNLANQLNDWFADYERIPYILSLQNGVENEETFSKYINPKYIIGGLTRKIGAHIISPSNIKAVGIAETIIGAISKTKDNRIFLEELQINFNNAQIPTQISKNIDLDLWKKLIINNGVNAICALLKVKTGIIMSDEKLKKIVYELMSETAIAAKNKNITITKKDVNEMYELITKFDSIKPSMLVDREFSRALELEDICGVVIRNSEEQNIDAPYTRTISTLLDYTYKKNKLKKEKKIDLVVTVVVSRRIKKNKEEQFEQFSNELTKVATSFKGYVGAIMIRPVSLDDPEYRLVYKFDNQENLDKWIKSTKRAVILNKIEPLLEKPSETIKSLGLATWLSFPRQAEAKAPKKYKITIVSWLALYPLITLIFLIFGDILAEIPLLLRTFIVTAVAMVLMSYVLMPRFTKLFYFWLFPKEEEKLR